The genomic region CTTGCCCGTCTGGTCAGGCGGGTGCTCAATCCGCGTTACTGTGTCCGGCAACTGACGGATCAGCGTTCATACAATTAAAAAATCCGTGGTCATCCGCTAAATCCGTGTCATCCGCGTTCCAAATATTCATGTGTTCCATACATTCCCGCGTTCCAAACATTACCATGAAATACCAGGACAAAACCCAAAAGATCATCAACGCCTTTTACAAGGTATACAATACATTGGGTTATGGATTTCTTGAAAAGGTATATCAGAATGCCCTTCTCATAGAGCTAAGAAAGATGGGATTTGACTGTGTAGCAAATTATCCGGTAAAAGTTTATTATGAAGAACAACAGG from Bacteroidales bacterium harbors:
- a CDS encoding GxxExxY protein: MKYQDKTQKIINAFYKVYNTLGYGFLEKVYQNALLIELRKMGFDCVANYPVKVYYEEQQ